In a genomic window of Methanosarcina horonobensis HB-1 = JCM 15518:
- the smc gene encoding chromosome segregation protein SMC, which yields MYIKEIEFVNFKSFGKKVKISFYNDFTTISGPNGSGKSNIIDGILFALGLTSSRTLRAEKLTDLIYNGDEAKKPDFAQVTIRFDNTDRKLPLELDEVEVSRKVRRTKNAYYSYFYFNGKAVSLGEIHSQLSKAGITPEGYNVVMQGDVTQIISMTSVERRKIIDEIAGVAEFDERKQKALGELEIVRQQIERVDIILEEVRTQLEKLSGERDQALKYQSLKSEKIKFEGYVLLSKLKDARTELENVDKELAGKEEHLEKVQVLLNERVQELEALEQTLENLSLEIRKKGEDEQLQVKREIEETKGEISRCVDSIEVSESELEEADSRRRKAFVDIDSTKGKVRELEEKIEAENVRKESISAELSERKTERMLLQSRIADIDAKFAATRDELMAARKKLEDIKNEKNELIRNEDRLLDALRRKSSELREIENQIKDAQAAVTASDSDTLSVQYEIEKLTNNLESLIKDRDDIESSRSRIKEDIKKLENRLHTLQQEYAIAEARVRASEQGGGYSRAVEMVIGASKQEELFGIHGTIAQLGKVDRRYAAALEVAAGNRMQAIVVDTDADAAEAIEFLKRRKGGRATFLPLNKMKDSRRLENLNYENGVIGYAIDLIEFDPDFEPAFWYVFQDTLVMEDLASARRLMGRARMVTLEGELLEKSGAMVGGSLSSKSGISFAAAEKDKLLELAEEIRSLDASRNAAISKQDSIESHVFELSRKIRDCEATISRKELELQEIAGREAKLAELLEAKQADLKAIEESRTELRAEMDRVIAEKVEKEGIAAELESQVAEFEAKLADSPLPEINKKADFVDEEIRRLDGRIRDTEASLNALQLEKEYAEQKIAEAKELIKELDEKKASRRERVDSLKAKIAELEAQLEEKQKRELQLSDELIRLQKERENVQAEHSAVKRRVSIAATTLEKAKQQVLTLTATKSALFDQEKQLVEEIQRRGIEETSEVPSYETVYMRIQAIEEAMRRLEPVNMRAIDEYNEVELRLSDLQGKRDTLFTEREQLLERIGQYEQLKRDAFMEAYTSINSNFKEIFYELSDGMGELLLENPDDPFAGGMTLRAQPKEKTLQRIEAMSGGEKSLTALAFIFAIQQYRPAPFYAFDEIDMFLDGWNVERVSRRVKTSGSKVQFIVVSLRKPMIQAASRTIGVTMQENNITSITGVKLNG from the coding sequence GTGTACATAAAAGAGATTGAGTTCGTTAATTTCAAGTCCTTCGGAAAGAAAGTAAAGATTTCCTTTTATAATGACTTCACCACTATTTCCGGGCCTAACGGGAGTGGAAAGTCAAATATTATAGACGGGATTCTCTTTGCACTCGGGCTCACGAGTTCCAGGACACTGAGGGCTGAAAAACTTACGGACCTTATTTATAATGGAGATGAGGCAAAAAAACCTGATTTTGCCCAGGTTACTATCCGTTTTGACAATACTGACCGCAAACTGCCTTTAGAGCTTGATGAGGTTGAAGTCTCAAGAAAGGTCCGGCGAACAAAAAATGCCTACTACAGCTACTTTTACTTTAACGGAAAAGCCGTAAGCCTGGGAGAAATTCATTCCCAGCTTTCAAAGGCAGGGATAACGCCCGAAGGTTACAATGTCGTGATGCAGGGAGATGTCACACAGATTATTTCCATGACCTCTGTGGAAAGGCGGAAGATTATTGACGAGATTGCCGGAGTTGCGGAGTTTGACGAGCGCAAGCAAAAAGCACTAGGGGAACTTGAAATTGTCAGGCAGCAAATCGAACGTGTGGACATTATTCTTGAAGAGGTGCGGACGCAGCTTGAAAAGCTCTCTGGTGAACGGGACCAGGCTCTGAAATATCAATCTCTTAAATCTGAGAAAATTAAATTTGAAGGTTATGTCCTGCTCTCCAAACTCAAGGATGCCAGAACCGAACTGGAAAATGTGGATAAAGAACTTGCAGGGAAAGAAGAGCACCTTGAAAAAGTACAGGTATTGCTGAACGAAAGGGTTCAGGAACTGGAAGCTCTTGAACAGACTCTGGAAAACCTCTCCCTCGAAATCCGAAAAAAAGGGGAAGATGAACAGCTGCAGGTCAAAAGGGAAATAGAAGAAACAAAAGGAGAAATCTCCCGCTGTGTTGACAGCATCGAAGTTTCCGAGTCCGAACTCGAAGAAGCTGATTCAAGGCGCAGAAAAGCATTTGTTGATATTGACTCCACAAAGGGAAAGGTCAGAGAACTCGAAGAGAAAATAGAAGCTGAAAACGTAAGGAAAGAAAGCATCTCTGCAGAGCTTTCAGAAAGAAAAACCGAGCGCATGCTGCTTCAGAGCAGGATTGCTGATATAGATGCAAAGTTTGCGGCAACAAGGGATGAGCTCATGGCTGCCCGCAAAAAGCTTGAGGATATTAAAAACGAAAAGAACGAGCTTATTCGGAACGAGGACAGGCTTCTCGATGCTCTCAGGAGAAAGTCTTCGGAACTGCGGGAGATCGAAAACCAGATCAAGGATGCACAGGCTGCAGTTACTGCCTCGGACAGCGATACCCTTTCTGTCCAGTACGAAATCGAAAAACTTACAAATAACCTTGAATCCCTCATAAAAGACCGGGACGACATAGAGAGCAGCCGCTCCAGAATCAAAGAAGACATAAAGAAACTTGAGAACAGGCTGCACACCCTCCAGCAGGAATATGCAATTGCCGAAGCGAGGGTCCGGGCTTCGGAACAGGGAGGAGGTTACTCAAGAGCTGTCGAGATGGTAATCGGGGCATCGAAGCAGGAAGAACTCTTCGGAATTCACGGGACAATTGCCCAGCTCGGAAAAGTAGACCGCAGATATGCGGCAGCCCTTGAGGTTGCTGCAGGGAACAGGATGCAGGCAATTGTTGTAGATACCGATGCTGATGCAGCAGAAGCGATCGAATTCCTGAAGCGGAGGAAAGGCGGTAGAGCTACTTTTCTTCCGCTTAATAAAATGAAGGATTCCAGAAGGCTTGAAAATCTCAATTATGAGAACGGAGTAATAGGGTATGCAATCGACCTTATTGAATTCGATCCAGACTTTGAGCCTGCTTTCTGGTATGTTTTTCAGGACACTCTGGTTATGGAAGACCTTGCCAGTGCCCGCCGCCTTATGGGAAGAGCGAGAATGGTCACCCTTGAAGGCGAACTCCTTGAAAAGAGCGGGGCAATGGTAGGAGGTTCTCTTTCTTCAAAATCCGGGATTTCTTTTGCGGCAGCGGAAAAGGACAAACTCCTTGAACTTGCAGAAGAGATAAGATCCCTTGATGCAAGCCGGAATGCTGCTATCAGCAAACAGGACAGCATTGAAAGCCATGTTTTTGAGCTGAGCAGAAAGATCCGCGACTGTGAGGCTACTATTTCCAGAAAGGAGCTCGAGCTTCAGGAAATCGCTGGCAGGGAAGCAAAACTTGCAGAACTCCTTGAAGCCAAACAGGCAGACCTGAAGGCAATCGAAGAATCGAGAACCGAACTCAGGGCTGAGATGGACAGGGTAATTGCGGAAAAGGTGGAAAAAGAAGGTATTGCGGCTGAACTTGAGAGTCAGGTTGCCGAATTTGAGGCAAAGCTTGCCGATTCTCCCCTTCCCGAGATAAACAAAAAAGCCGACTTTGTAGATGAAGAAATCCGCAGGCTTGATGGCAGAATCAGGGATACAGAAGCCAGTCTGAATGCTCTTCAGCTTGAAAAAGAGTATGCTGAGCAGAAAATTGCCGAAGCCAAGGAGCTTATAAAGGAACTTGATGAAAAGAAAGCTTCAAGGCGGGAAAGAGTAGATTCCCTTAAAGCAAAAATCGCGGAACTTGAAGCTCAGCTTGAAGAAAAACAGAAGCGTGAACTTCAACTTTCCGACGAACTTATAAGGCTTCAGAAAGAAAGGGAAAATGTTCAGGCAGAACATAGTGCGGTAAAGCGCAGGGTCAGTATAGCTGCAACCACCCTTGAAAAGGCAAAACAGCAGGTACTTACGCTTACAGCTACTAAGAGTGCTCTTTTTGACCAGGAAAAGCAGCTGGTTGAAGAGATACAGAGAAGGGGAATTGAGGAGACCTCGGAGGTTCCGAGTTACGAAACCGTTTACATGCGGATTCAGGCAATCGAAGAAGCCATGCGCAGGCTTGAGCCTGTAAACATGAGGGCAATAGATGAATATAATGAGGTGGAACTCAGGCTTTCCGACCTGCAGGGCAAACGAGATACTCTCTTTACCGAAAGGGAACAGCTCCTTGAACGCATTGGCCAGTACGAACAGCTCAAGCGGGACGCCTTTATGGAGGCTTATACAAGCATAAATTCCAATTTCAAAGAGATCTTTTACGAACTTTCTGACGGTATGGGAGAACTCCTGCTGGAAAACCCGGACGACCCCTTTGCCGGAGGAATGACCTTGAGGGCCCAGCCGAAAGAAAAAACCCTCCAGCGCATAGAAGCCATGTCAGGAGGAGAAAAAAGTCTTACCGCACTTGCTTTTATCTTCGCAATCCAGCAGTACCGTCCTGCTCCTTTCTATGCTTTTGACGAGATTGACATGTTCCTTGACGGCTGGAATGTAGAGAGAGTCTCAAGGCGTGTTAAAACCTCAGGCTCAAAGGTCCAGTTCATAGTTGTTTCCCTGAGAAAACCCATGATCCAGGCTGCAAGCCGGACAATCGGGGTTACGATGCAGGAGAATAATATCACGAGTATTACCGGAGTGAAGCTCAATGGCTGA